Proteins co-encoded in one Halorussus vallis genomic window:
- a CDS encoding rubrerythrin-like domain-containing protein, protein MTHRDVTYDSDAEYEYECLNCGTTVSAVNYPGGCPDCESAMRNRGMPCE, encoded by the coding sequence ATGACTCACCGAGACGTGACCTACGACTCCGACGCCGAGTACGAGTACGAGTGCCTGAACTGCGGCACGACGGTATCCGCCGTCAACTACCCCGGAGGGTGTCCGGACTGCGAGTCGGCGATGCGGAATCGGGGAATGCCCTGCGAGTAA
- a CDS encoding bacterio-opsin activator domain-containing protein has product MDTTREPSDGGLRVLLVGPEPWRERARRELAGRETTATRSVGGFERAVRTLTDPTEEFDCAVSAHRLDGGTGLELLDELRSRGVQTAFVLAPEDGNESLAGEAVAAGVDAYAPTGGDAEADLANRCRAAVRKRRDDRHRREKARQFEAFFGDPDRFVAVLDADGTVVRANEAALGHLELDRSDVVGKRFWGLPWAEDEGSGRSLDRAIRRAADGEYGSFEAGLADAGRERRFEFSVRPVGFADGPDRIVVEGHEVDERVRLEAELRESEELHRVTLNNMTDTVLVTDDDGEFTYVCPNVHFIFGYTAEEIREFGTIDALLGDDLFDRERLESERTLTNIECTATDQAGREHTLLVNVRTVSIQGGTTLYSCRDITKRKQRERALTQLHRTSRSLLYAESADEIAERVVADAESVLPTGAAVYRFDAEANALVPAAASEAFRSTVGDPAERRLDRATTVSRAFIEDETKTRSDADLAGGADREDPLASLDGYVAVPLADHGVFVVAADEAFDEVGEEVAELLAATAEAAFDRVEREDELRERDRRLQRQNRRLSQLNQVNAFIREIDQALVGAETREKVERAVCDRLTTDDRFAFAWIGETAPADGSLRPRAWAGDDRGYLDGVSLGPGGDDASVEPTVRAALDREAALVSNVADDLRAGPWRAEAVSRDFQSVLAIPLAYDDVLFGTLTVYAARPDAFDGMVRSVLCELGDTVASAINAVQRKEALRSDTVVELEYEVSDRSAVLSRLAGETGASIRLAGDVASDDGTTFVLAEVEGAAPDAVVDAAEGFVGISEAKPIRGAEETGFFGLRVREDFVARVLADHGAVLRRLRATPAGLSLTVDVPDSVTVRSIDEVLSNTYDGAKLIAQREQTRGLPTRERRAGLLDDLTERQLEVAQIAYHSGFFDAQREVTGRDVASMLDISHTAFYDHVRRIQRKLFASLFEESPNAVTVE; this is encoded by the coding sequence ATGGATACGACCCGGGAACCTTCCGACGGGGGCCTTCGCGTCCTGCTCGTGGGACCGGAACCCTGGCGGGAGCGGGCGCGACGGGAGTTAGCGGGCCGGGAGACGACCGCGACGCGGTCGGTCGGCGGGTTCGAGCGGGCGGTGCGGACCCTGACCGACCCGACCGAGGAGTTCGACTGCGCGGTCAGCGCGCACCGACTCGACGGGGGGACGGGACTCGAACTGCTCGACGAATTGCGCTCGCGCGGCGTCCAAACCGCGTTCGTGCTGGCGCCCGAGGACGGGAACGAGTCGCTCGCGGGCGAGGCCGTCGCCGCCGGCGTCGACGCCTACGCGCCGACCGGCGGCGACGCCGAAGCCGACCTCGCGAATCGGTGTCGAGCGGCGGTCCGGAAGCGACGCGACGACCGACACCGCCGCGAGAAGGCCCGCCAGTTCGAGGCGTTCTTCGGCGACCCCGACCGGTTCGTCGCGGTCCTCGACGCCGACGGAACCGTGGTCCGGGCCAACGAGGCCGCGCTCGGCCACCTCGAACTGGACCGGAGCGACGTCGTCGGCAAGCGCTTCTGGGGCCTCCCGTGGGCCGAGGACGAGGGGTCGGGACGGTCGCTCGACCGCGCGATTCGGCGCGCCGCCGACGGCGAGTACGGGTCGTTCGAGGCCGGCCTCGCCGACGCGGGTCGCGAGCGCCGGTTCGAGTTCTCGGTCCGGCCCGTCGGCTTTGCCGACGGGCCGGACCGAATCGTGGTCGAGGGACACGAGGTCGACGAGCGGGTCCGTCTCGAAGCCGAACTCCGCGAGTCCGAGGAACTCCACCGGGTCACGCTGAACAACATGACCGACACGGTGCTGGTCACCGACGACGACGGGGAGTTCACCTACGTCTGTCCCAACGTCCACTTCATCTTCGGCTACACCGCCGAGGAGATCCGCGAGTTCGGAACCATCGACGCGCTCCTCGGGGACGACCTCTTCGACCGGGAGCGACTCGAATCCGAGCGGACGCTCACGAACATCGAGTGTACGGCGACCGACCAGGCGGGCCGCGAGCACACCCTGCTGGTCAACGTCCGGACCGTCTCGATTCAGGGCGGCACCACCCTCTACAGCTGTCGCGACATCACGAAGCGCAAACAGCGCGAACGGGCGCTCACCCAGCTCCACCGGACCAGCCGGAGCCTCCTCTACGCCGAGTCGGCTGACGAGATAGCCGAGCGGGTCGTCGCCGACGCCGAGTCGGTCCTGCCGACCGGGGCGGCCGTCTACCGCTTCGACGCCGAGGCGAACGCGCTGGTCCCGGCCGCGGCGTCCGAGGCGTTCCGGTCGACGGTCGGCGACCCGGCGGAGCGACGACTCGACCGAGCCACGACCGTCAGCCGCGCGTTCATCGAGGACGAGACGAAGACGCGCTCGGACGCCGACCTCGCGGGCGGAGCCGACCGGGAGGACCCGCTGGCGTCGCTCGACGGCTACGTCGCGGTCCCGCTGGCAGACCACGGCGTCTTCGTCGTCGCGGCCGACGAAGCGTTCGACGAGGTCGGCGAGGAGGTCGCGGAACTCCTCGCGGCGACCGCCGAGGCGGCGTTCGACCGGGTCGAACGCGAGGACGAACTCCGGGAGCGCGACCGGCGACTCCAGCGCCAGAACCGGCGGCTCTCGCAGTTGAACCAGGTGAACGCCTTCATCCGGGAGATAGACCAGGCGCTGGTCGGCGCCGAAACCCGCGAGAAGGTCGAGCGGGCCGTCTGCGACCGACTGACGACCGACGACCGCTTCGCGTTCGCGTGGATCGGCGAAACCGCGCCGGCCGACGGGAGCCTCCGGCCGAGGGCGTGGGCCGGCGACGACCGGGGGTACCTGGACGGCGTCTCGCTCGGGCCGGGCGGCGACGACGCGAGCGTCGAACCGACCGTCCGGGCGGCGCTCGACCGCGAGGCGGCGCTGGTGTCGAACGTCGCCGACGACCTCCGGGCGGGACCGTGGCGGGCCGAGGCGGTGTCCCGGGACTTCCAGTCGGTGCTGGCGATTCCGCTCGCGTACGACGACGTGCTGTTCGGGACGCTGACCGTCTACGCCGCTCGCCCGGACGCGTTCGACGGGATGGTCCGGTCGGTGCTCTGCGAACTCGGCGACACCGTGGCGTCGGCCATCAATGCGGTCCAGCGCAAGGAGGCGCTCCGCAGCGACACCGTCGTCGAACTGGAGTACGAGGTCTCCGACCGGAGCGCGGTCCTGTCGCGCCTCGCCGGCGAAACCGGCGCGTCGATTCGCCTGGCGGGGGACGTGGCCAGCGACGACGGCACGACGTTCGTCCTGGCCGAAGTCGAAGGGGCGGCGCCTGACGCCGTGGTCGACGCCGCCGAGGGGTTCGTGGGCATCTCGGAGGCGAAGCCGATTCGGGGGGCCGAGGAAACCGGGTTCTTCGGCCTCCGCGTCCGGGAGGACTTCGTCGCGCGAGTCCTCGCCGACCACGGGGCCGTCCTCCGGCGACTCCGCGCGACCCCGGCGGGCCTCTCGCTGACGGTGGACGTGCCCGACTCGGTGACGGTCCGGTCCATCGACGAGGTGCTGTCGAACACCTACGACGGCGCGAAACTGATCGCCCAGCGCGAGCAGACCCGCGGGCTACCCACGCGGGAGCGCCGAGCGGGCCTGCTCGACGACCTGACCGAGCGCCAACTGGAGGTCGCCCAGATCGCCTACCACAGCGGGTTTTTCGACGCCCAGCGCGAGGTGACGGGTCGCGACGTCGCGTCGATGCTCGACATCTCCCACACGGCGTTCTACGACCATGTCCGCCGGATTCAGCGGAAACTGTTCGCGTCGCTGTTCGAGGAGTCGCCGAACGCGGTGACAGTTGAATAG